In the Nitrospirota bacterium genome, one interval contains:
- a CDS encoding GGDEF domain-containing protein — MAMFGAQKGKKMDNNHPLVIALKNLTHDLRLFIELSLQETDASWEEWLRLILKEGGDKCWEMKKCSKKDCPAYLNADVRCWLVAGTLSGEEAQCEFAVKYKHCTECGVYKESVFKDPVTETYEHVVTLIHSLRLTQDKLKVMAVRDPLTGVFNRNYFNEMIANEINRTRRYGQRFSIVILDIDNFKQINDDYGHLIGDWILRECALILGMSIRSSDLLVRFGGDEFLVVTLETDLNECRSLISRIHERLSIWNREHNNPYYGLSVSIGCSLFDQGKDLMEVIQEADSRMYQNKLKPKF; from the coding sequence ATGGCGATGTTTGGTGCGCAGAAAGGCAAAAAAATGGATAACAATCATCCCTTAGTCATTGCACTAAAGAATTTGACTCATGACCTTAGATTATTTATCGAGTTGTCATTGCAGGAGACTGATGCATCATGGGAAGAGTGGCTGAGACTCATTTTAAAAGAAGGCGGCGATAAATGCTGGGAAATGAAAAAGTGTTCAAAAAAGGACTGTCCTGCTTATTTAAACGCCGATGTCCGGTGTTGGCTGGTTGCCGGAACCTTGAGCGGGGAAGAAGCACAATGTGAATTTGCCGTGAAATATAAACACTGTACTGAGTGCGGTGTTTATAAAGAATCAGTTTTTAAGGACCCTGTTACCGAGACTTACGAGCACGTTGTCACCCTGATACATAGTCTGCGATTAACGCAGGACAAGCTAAAAGTCATGGCAGTCAGAGACCCTCTGACAGGCGTCTTTAACAGGAATTATTTCAATGAAATGATAGCCAATGAAATTAACAGGACAAGGCGCTACGGTCAGAGGTTTTCAATCGTTATTTTGGATATTGATAACTTCAAGCAGATAAATGACGACTATGGTCATTTGATCGGCGACTGGATATTAAGGGAATGTGCCTTGATCCTCGGCATGTCAATCAGATCCTCGGATCTCCTTGTCCGTTTCGGCGGGGACGAATTTCTGGTCGTTACACTGGAAACCGATCTAAACGAATGTCGCTCCTTGATTTCCCGTATTCATGAACGTCTGTCAATCTGGAACAGAGAACATAACAACCCTTATTATGGTTTATCGGTAAGTATCGGCTGTTCTCTCTTCGATCAGGGAAAAGACTTAATGGAGGTAATACAAGAGGCAGACTCCCGCATGTATCAGAATAAATTAAAACCGAAATTCTAA
- a CDS encoding FtsQ-type POTRA domain-containing protein, with product MKTRKSIKSSRGNTSGRKGSQNMLKRFDAVMAKLKIILLVVIPLLAVGGLLYFFTHAVPSVFKMRTVELAGNEHLTDDELKNIGGIRSDESLLTMSSRKVYEKLKESPWIQAAAVRKEYPSKLLISIRETEPFALLDMKGRMFIVDDRGRMLEELKDNSVPFLPVIMSDPYNEKEAFREAVNLAKVIKNMGVLQKKQRIEIIAHQPNEVAANLDGVHVKVGAGEHEDKLTRLGEIEQEIGKRHIPVAYIDLRFAKKAIVKPVNEVIR from the coding sequence ATGAAGACCCGGAAGAGTATAAAAAGCAGCAGGGGAAATACGTCTGGCAGAAAGGGCTCGCAGAACATGCTCAAGCGGTTTGATGCTGTCATGGCGAAGTTGAAGATTATTCTGCTTGTCGTCATTCCGCTTCTGGCAGTGGGCGGTCTGCTCTATTTTTTTACTCATGCCGTGCCTTCTGTCTTTAAAATGAGGACCGTAGAACTCGCCGGCAATGAGCACCTGACTGACGATGAACTGAAAAATATCGGCGGAATCAGATCAGATGAGAGTCTCCTGACCATGTCGAGCCGGAAGGTATATGAAAAGTTGAAAGAGTCGCCCTGGATACAGGCGGCAGCAGTACGCAAGGAATATCCCTCGAAGCTTCTGATCAGCATCAGGGAGACAGAGCCTTTTGCGCTGCTCGACATGAAGGGCAGGATGTTTATCGTAGATGACAGGGGCAGGATGCTCGAGGAACTGAAGGACAACTCCGTACCGTTTCTGCCGGTGATCATGAGTGATCCCTACAACGAGAAAGAGGCCTTCAGGGAAGCGGTCAATCTGGCAAAGGTGATCAAGAACATGGGCGTGCTTCAGAAGAAGCAGCGTATCGAGATCATTGCCCATCAGCCCAATGAGGTGGCTGCAAATCTTGATGGCGTTCATGTGAAAGTCGGCGCAGGTGAGCACGAAGATAAACTGACGAGGCTCGGCGAGATAGAGCAGGAGATAGGCAAAAGGCATATCCCTGTTGCGTACATAGATCTAAGGTTTGCAAAAAAAGCCATCGTAAAACCGGTTAACGAGGTTATCAGATGA
- the ftsZ gene encoding cell division protein FtsZ yields MFEIEEVRGQNAKIKVVGVGGAGGNAINNMIASHMHGVEFIAVNTDLQVLESSLAPVKVQIGKQSTKGLGAGSNPEIGRQAALEDRAAIMEMLDGCDMVFITAGMGGGTGTGAAPVIASIAKEIGALTVAILTKPFFYEGKRRKENAEEGIRDLANCVDTMIVIPNDKISLVVEKGTPMIKAFSIANDVLRHAVQGISDIILVPGLINVDFADVKTVMESMGRAVMGSGTGKGEGGAFEAAKKAISNPLLEHSSIEGAKGILINITGGLELSHDGIQAAASYIYDNAHEDAVVILGAVIDPDMSDEVRVTVIATGFDERKQKVELPEIPKWAPKEEVKEIKSVVMREPASLKASDRILAKSLNYSLEPSMPRDIFAYEEEMDLPAFLRRPGQQIQQQGL; encoded by the coding sequence ATGTTTGAAATCGAAGAGGTAAGAGGCCAGAACGCCAAGATCAAGGTTGTGGGTGTGGGTGGAGCCGGCGGCAATGCCATCAATAACATGATTGCATCGCATATGCACGGAGTCGAATTCATTGCGGTCAATACTGACCTTCAGGTGCTTGAATCATCTCTTGCGCCGGTCAAGGTGCAGATCGGCAAGCAGTCCACCAAGGGCCTGGGTGCAGGCTCGAACCCGGAGATCGGCAGGCAGGCAGCGCTTGAAGACCGGGCAGCCATTATGGAAATGCTCGACGGCTGCGACATGGTCTTTATTACTGCAGGTATGGGCGGAGGCACAGGCACCGGAGCTGCACCGGTCATTGCAAGCATCGCAAAGGAGATTGGAGCCCTGACGGTCGCCATCCTGACCAAACCGTTTTTTTATGAAGGCAAAAGAAGAAAAGAGAATGCGGAGGAAGGTATCAGAGACCTTGCAAACTGCGTTGATACCATGATTGTAATCCCGAATGACAAAATAAGTCTTGTTGTTGAAAAGGGAACCCCTATGATCAAGGCCTTTTCGATTGCCAATGATGTGCTGAGGCATGCAGTGCAGGGCATCTCTGACATTATCCTCGTGCCCGGTCTTATAAATGTGGACTTTGCGGATGTGAAAACTGTCATGGAGAGCATGGGCCGCGCTGTTATGGGCTCAGGCACTGGCAAAGGCGAGGGCGGGGCCTTTGAAGCGGCAAAGAAGGCCATTTCCAACCCGCTCCTGGAGCATTCGTCTATCGAAGGTGCTAAAGGCATTCTTATCAATATTACGGGTGGACTTGAACTCTCCCACGACGGCATACAGGCAGCCGCATCATACATTTATGACAATGCGCATGAAGATGCCGTCGTAATATTAGGCGCTGTCATAGATCCTGATATGAGCGACGAGGTCAGGGTAACGGTGATTGCTACCGGTTTTGATGAAAGGAAACAGAAGGTTGAACTGCCGGAAATCCCAAAGTGGGCGCCTAAAGAAGAAGTAAAAGAGATAAAGTCGGTCGTAATGCGTGAACCGGCCTCTCTGAAGGCATCTGACAGAATACTGGCCAAGAGTTTGAACTACAGTCTTGAGCCTTCCATGCCGCGCGACATCTTTGCCTATGAGGAAGAGATGGACCTGCCGGCATTTCTCAGAAGGCCAGGGCAACAAATACAGCAGCAAGGATTATAA
- the ftsA gene encoding cell division protein FtsA, with the protein MSRMILAAIDVGTTSISLIVSEITDKGARVLGSCRTVSRGLRKGVVVNIEEAANSIRAAVNEAESATGMKIASAVIGITGRHITGLPSTGLIGLQGREISASDRMRAIESAKTVYMPLDREVLHVIPTGFILDGQGGITDPVGMSGVRLESTVHIITANSPSVQNLARACQQAGIEVLDIVFGPVATAGAVLTSDEIDQGALLIDIGGGTTDIAYFRDGAMVHASVLGIGGLHITNDLAVGLKVSVAEAERIKKAAGFVSVSASSGLETIELLRQDGQPQKVSRQQLAAIIQPRCEELFEMVSEEIGMYHAVDAVACSVVLTGGTALLGGIAGLAASVLSMPVRVGLPNVMPGLKNALRIPAYAAAIGLVAYAARSVEETAPHHDSTSGLLAAAAEKIKNAFGYKDFLELFQKKKKGVSYV; encoded by the coding sequence ATGAGCCGGATGATATTGGCCGCAATCGACGTCGGCACAACCAGCATTTCTCTGATTGTTTCTGAAATAACGGATAAGGGTGCAAGGGTCCTTGGCTCATGCAGAACGGTTTCCCGGGGGCTCAGAAAGGGTGTTGTGGTCAATATCGAAGAGGCTGCCAATTCCATCCGTGCTGCAGTCAATGAGGCGGAGTCTGCAACAGGCATGAAGATCGCTTCTGCTGTCATCGGCATTACCGGCCGCCATATTACGGGCTTGCCGAGCACCGGACTTATCGGTCTTCAGGGCAGGGAAATATCCGCTTCTGACAGAATGCGCGCCATAGAATCTGCAAAGACCGTCTATATGCCGCTGGACCGCGAGGTGCTTCATGTGATTCCCACGGGGTTCATACTTGACGGCCAGGGTGGAATCACTGACCCGGTCGGCATGTCTGGCGTAAGGCTTGAGTCAACCGTGCATATTATTACGGCCAATTCGCCGTCAGTGCAGAATCTTGCAAGGGCCTGCCAACAGGCAGGAATTGAAGTCCTCGATATCGTGTTTGGGCCGGTGGCAACTGCCGGGGCAGTGCTCACCTCTGATGAAATCGACCAGGGTGCGCTCCTGATTGATATCGGGGGAGGCACAACAGATATTGCCTATTTCAGGGACGGGGCGATGGTGCATGCTTCGGTCCTTGGCATCGGCGGCCTGCATATCACGAACGATCTTGCCGTAGGCCTGAAGGTGAGTGTTGCTGAGGCGGAGAGGATCAAAAAGGCTGCTGGGTTTGTCTCTGTCAGTGCCTCTTCCGGACTGGAAACGATAGAACTGCTGAGGCAGGACGGGCAGCCACAGAAGGTGAGCAGGCAGCAGCTTGCGGCTATTATTCAGCCGAGATGCGAAGAGCTGTTTGAGATGGTCAGTGAAGAGATCGGCATGTATCATGCGGTTGATGCGGTGGCCTGTTCAGTAGTACTGACCGGAGGGACTGCTCTTCTGGGCGGCATCGCAGGTCTTGCGGCATCGGTCCTCTCAATGCCTGTACGCGTAGGGCTTCCAAACGTAATGCCCGGCCTGAAGAATGCTTTGAGGATACCCGCATATGCTGCAGCGATCGGTCTTGTCGCATATGCGGCCCGGAGTGTAGAGGAGACAGCACCACACCATGACAGCACCTCCGGTCTGCTGGCGGCAGCGGCGGAGAAGATAAAGAATGCATTCGGATACAAGGATTTCCTTGAACTATTTCAGAAAAAGAAAAAGGGGGTATCGTATGTTTGA
- a CDS encoding D-alanine--D-alanine ligase, producing the protein MREITMRKNKIGVLLGGLSAEREVSLRSGKAVVKALKSIGYNVVAIDAKGDFYAKLKKQKIEQVFIALHGGHGENGAVQGMLEIMGIPYTGSGVLASSLAMDKVASKKIFLYHQIPVPPFSIIERSMKNASLRGLKLPVVVKPSTEGSSVGVEIVKDARSYQKALNKAFEYGDTVLIEKYIRGQEVQIAILDNKVLGGVEVRPSDEFYSYKAKYTAGRTQYIFPPELDKKTYHHAEKAALAAHQALGCSGATRVDLIIDRKNNPYVLEVNTIPGMTETSLLPKIAQNAGLEFPQLIRRILGD; encoded by the coding sequence ATGAGGGAAATAACGATGAGGAAGAATAAGATCGGTGTTCTCCTTGGAGGCCTGTCGGCAGAGCGGGAAGTTTCGCTCAGAAGCGGAAAGGCCGTGGTTAAGGCACTGAAGTCAATCGGATACAACGTGGTTGCCATAGATGCAAAAGGTGACTTCTATGCAAAGCTGAAGAAGCAGAAGATCGAGCAGGTCTTCATCGCGCTTCATGGCGGACATGGAGAAAACGGCGCTGTCCAGGGCATGCTCGAGATCATGGGCATTCCCTATACCGGCTCGGGCGTGCTGGCGTCATCCCTTGCCATGGACAAGGTTGCATCGAAGAAGATCTTTCTTTATCACCAGATACCGGTTCCTCCGTTTTCGATCATAGAGCGATCAATGAAGAACGCCTCACTGCGCGGCCTGAAGCTGCCGGTGGTTGTAAAACCTTCAACCGAGGGGTCCAGCGTCGGGGTCGAGATCGTCAAGGATGCCAGATCTTATCAGAAGGCCCTGAATAAGGCCTTTGAATATGGCGACACCGTGCTGATAGAAAAGTATATCAGGGGCCAGGAAGTGCAGATAGCGATCCTTGACAACAAGGTCCTCGGCGGGGTAGAGGTGCGGCCCTCCGACGAATTTTACAGCTATAAGGCAAAGTATACGGCTGGCCGCACTCAGTATATCTTTCCGCCGGAGCTTGACAAAAAGACGTATCACCATGCGGAGAAGGCTGCGCTGGCGGCGCATCAGGCGCTTGGCTGCTCAGGCGCAACGAGGGTGGACTTGATCATCGACCGAAAGAATAATCCGTATGTACTTGAAGTAAATACGATCCCCGGCATGACAGAGACCAGCCTCCTGCCCAAGATCGCCCAAAACGCAGGGCTTGAGTTTCCTCAGCTTATCCGTCGGATATTGGGAGACTGA